The window GATACTGACCAGTCCGGACCGGACCCCGCCGCCCACGCGGCGGGGTCCGCTCACGTGTCAGCACCCCGCAGCCCAGGAGCCGCCCCATGAAGTTCGTCCGCGACCCCCACCACGACGGATCCCCCGACCACGTCAGCGTCGGGGAGGGCCGGGCGCGACTGCGCGTGCGCGTGCCCGGAGGCGCGGACGCGGTGTACGCCCGCGTGGTGGAGGACGGCGAGGGCGTCACCTTCCGGGCGGAGAGGACGCACGCCTCGGACGGCGCCGTCTGGTTCGAGGCGAGTGTGCCGCTGCGCCCGGTGGTGACCAACTACCGGTTCGCGATCGTGCGCGGCACCGAGTACACCTGGCTCAACCAGGAGGGCGTCCACGGACACGAGGTGACCGACGCGGCGGACTTCCGGCTGATCGACGGTCCCCCGCCGCCCGCGTGGGTTCCGGGCACGAGCGTCTACCAGATCTTCCCGGACCGCTTCGCCCGCGACGACGACTCCGTCGAGCCCCCGGCCGAGCACCCCGACTGGGCGCTGCCCCGCTCCTGGGACGACGAGCCCTCCGCCTTCGGGCTGACCGCGACCCGCGAGTACTTCGGCGGCACGCTCGACGGGGTCCGCCGCCGCCTGGACCACCTGGCCGCGCTGGGCGTGGAGGTGGTCTACCTGACCCCCGTCTTCCCGGCGCGCTCCACGCACCGCTACGACGCGGCCACCTTCTCCGAGGTGGACCCGCTGCTGGGCGGGGACCGGGCCCTGCGGGAGCTGGCGCGGGCCGCGCACGAGCGCGGCATGCGGGTGATGGGCGACCTGACCACCAACCACACCGGGGACGCCCACGAGTGGTTCCTGGCGGCTCGGGCCGACGCGGACTCCGCCGAGGCGGGGTTCTACCACTTCACCGACCACCCGGACGGCTACGTGGGCTGGCTGGGTGTGCCCAGCCTGCCCAAGCTGGACTACTCCTCGGCCGAACTGCGGCGCAGGGTCTACGGCGCCGACGACTCGGTGCTCGTGGGCTGGCTGACCGGGCCGGACGCGCTGGACGGATGGCGCGTCGACGTGGCCAACATGACCGGGCGCAACGGCGCGCAGGACCTCAACCGCGAGGTCTCCGGGGAGATCGCGGCACGGATGCGCGAGGTGGACGACCGGCGGGGCGGCGACGGTTCGTGGCTGCTGGCCGAGCACTTCCACGACGCGGGCCCCGACACCCACCACGACGGGTGGCACGGGGTGATGAACTACGCCGGGTTCACCCGGCCGGTGTGGACCTGGCTGAACACCGCGCCCGAGCACGTGCGCTACCTGCGCACGGACTCGCCGCTGCCGCGCGGCGGCGCCGAACAGGCGGTGCGGGCGATGCGCGCGACCAACGCCGGGCTGCCCTGGCGGGTGCTGACGCACAGCGTGAACGCGCTGAGCACGCACGACTCGACGCGCTTTCGGACCGTGGTGGGCGGCGACGCCGGCCGGCACGAGGTCGGGGTGGCGGCGCAGGTGACCCTGCCCGGCGTGCCGTTCGTGTTCGCGGGCGACGAGATCGGCATGGAGGGCGTGGACGGGGAGAACGCCCGCAGGCCCATGCCCTGGCACCGGCCCGAGGCGTGGGACACAGGGACGATGGAGGCGCACACCCGGCTGCTGGCCCTGCGCCGGGAGCTGCCCGCGCTCCAGACCGGCGGCCTGCGCTGGTTGGACGCGGGGCCGCACCACATGACGTTCCTGCGCTCGCTCGAAGGCCGGGTGGTGCTGGTGCACCTGGCCGACGGACCGCACGGGGGGCTGTCCGCGGCCCTGGCCGACCTGGACGTCTCGGGTCTGGAGGTGCTCGCCCGGGGCGGCGGGGCTCGGGTGGTCCTGGAGGGTTCGGAGCGGGTGGAGTTGGCGGCGGACGGGCCCGGCTACGTCATCGCGTCCGGGAGCTGACGCACCGGACCGGGGCGGCGTGACGGGTTCCGCGCCGCCCCGGCAGGAGCTGGGGAAAGGGGTGGAACGGGTGGCGGGGCGACCGGGCTCGGGAACGGGCGGCGATGACGGCCGTGCGTGGGACGCGCGGTTGGGCTGGGCGTACGGACTGACGGCGGACGATCCCGCCGAACGCGCCGCGGCCCTGCTCCGCCTCGCTGAGGCCCGGGAGAACGTCAGGGCGGCCGTCACCCGGTTCAACGAGTGGTTGCGGACCCCGGTCCCCGGGGACCGGGAGGGGCACCGGAAGGCGGAGTACCTCAAGGCCTACGCGCCGGTCCAGGAGTCCCAGGGGTACTTGCTGCCCGATGCGTTGTGGAACCGTCCCCGGGGGGACGTCCGGGCATGGCCCGGCCTCCCGTACGCGCTGCTCTACCTGGAGTGGGAGGCGAAGTACCCGCGGGAGTGGACCCGGCACGCCAAGAAGTGGGGCACGAAGGAGCGCCTCGTGCGCGACGTGGCGGTGGCCGGGCACGACGAGGCGGTCAGGGCCAGGCTCAGCGACCTGGTCGAGACCGTCGTCCGGCGGCGTTACCGCTGCAAGGACCGCGAGTACGTGCGGGTGGCCCGCGTCCTGGACGGTGAGGACCTGCGCGCCAGGCTGACGGCGGCCGCCGGGTCGGACCATCCGTGGGCGCGCCGCCACGCCGCCTACGTCCTCTGGCTCCTCGACCGCCCCGGGGTACCCGACACGCGCAGCGTCTGGCGGACGTGGAACACCGAGGAGTTCCGGGGCTGAACCGGCGACGCACGCCGCGGGACAGCGTGTCTAGACCTCCTGGGGCAGGGCGGCCTGGACGTCCTTGACGATCCGGGCGACCACGTCGCCGGTCCGGCCGACGAAGTAGAAGTGCTCGCCGGGCAGGATGTGGCGCTCCACCGGCCCCGAGGCGCGGCCGTCCCAGGCGGCGAGGCGCTCGGGCGTGACGCCGGGGTCGTCCCGGCCGCCGAAGACCGACAGCGGCGTCCGCAGCGGCGGGGCGTCCGGATCCGGGCGCCAGGTGTCGACGAGTTCGAGGTCGGCGCGGATCAGCGGCTCCACGAGCTTCCACTGCTCGGGGTCGTCCAGGGAACCGACGGCGGTCCCGCCCATGCGGGCGATGCTCCGACGCAGCCGCTCGGAGGACAGCAGGTGCCGGGGATCGTCGTGTTCGGGCCCCGGGGCCGGACTCCACGCCGACACCCCGAGCCAGGCGGGGTCGGCGGGGCCGTCGGCGGCCAGCAGGGCGGTCAGTTCGTGCGCCAGGAGCGCGCCCATGCTGTGGCCGAAGAACCCGAAGGGGCGGTCCAGTTCGGGGGCCAGGTGCGCGCGCAGGTGGCGGGCGAGTTCTCCGGCGTTGCGGAAGGGCTCCTCCGCCGCCGTCCGGCCGCGTCCGGGCGCCTCCACCAGGCACACCTCCCAGTCGGCCGGGAAGTGGCGCACCCAGGGCCGGTAGCCCAGGGAGGATCCGCCCGCGTGGTGCAGCAGGAAGATCCGGAAGCCTGCCCGGGGAACGGGTCGGGGCCGGATGAGGACGCCCTCGTGCACTGCCTGTTTCCTCGCTGTCCGTGTCCGGGTGCGGCCGTACGGCCACCGCAACAGAGCAAAGCTACCAGTCGGTAGTACCAGTGGGTAACAACGCGCCCCGTCCCGGGCACGCTCCCCCCGCCCTGGAACACGCCCCCCTACCCGCGCAACACGCGGGAACACCCGGCTCCTCCGCCGCCGGAGAGGCCGCGAAGAACACCGTCACCGTCCCGCGTCCGCCGGAAAACCACTCGCCGGGACACGGGGGCCACCGGCACACTGGGGGCTTTGTCACAAGGAGGCCCCGATGGGTACGCGTGCGCTGCCCCCGACCCTGCGCCACCGGGGGTTCGGCCTTCTCCTCGCGGGCAGGGGCTCCGGCGAACTCGGCTCGGCGATGCTGCCCGTGGCCGTGGTCGGCCTGGTGCTGGCCGGACACGGACCGCTGCTCCTGGGCCTGGTCCTGGGCGCGCGGTGTGGCATGCCCGCCTGGCTGCTGCTGACCGGCTACGCCGCCACCGGCACGGGCTTCATGCTCCTGGGCGTGTACTGGCACACCGCCCTGCAACGGGCGATCCCCCAGGACCTGCTCAGCGTGGTGATCAGCGTCGACGAGGTGGGCAGCTTCGCGCTGGAACCGGTCGGGTACGCGCTGGCCGGGGCCCTGGCCCAAACCGTGGGGCCGCGCCCCGTGCTGGTCGGCGCGGCCGTGGCCGGGCTGGTGACCACGCTCGTGCCGCTGGCCGTTCCCGGCGTCTCCCGCCTGGCCGACCCGGACCGACCGGCCGCCGCGCTCTGACGACACACGGGACACACCGGCCACACGCTTTCCCAGCCCGCCGCGGGGGGAGGCTCGACGCCGGTCCTCCCCCGCCGGGCCGCCTCAGACCGAACGGTCGACGCGGCCCCTCACCAGCCCCAGGGCCGCCGCCGCGGAACGCCGCACCCCGGCGGCCAGCCCGGACAGCCGACGGCGCCACACGGGCACCCCGAGGTCCTCCCCCGATTCCACGGCCGTTCCGGCCGCCTCGTCCGTCCCGGCGGCCCCGGCCTGGGCGGCGCGCTCACGCAACCGGTCCCTGACCTGTTCGGGGGTGTAGGCACGGCGCTGCCGCTGGTCCCGCGCGATCACCGCGCCGGTCGCCGCGACGCCCACGAAAGCGGCCACTCCAAGGGCCTTCCACCAACGCATGTTCCCTAGGCTAGTGGGTGTGGCAGACACGAGCATGTCCCTGAACGAGGCGCTGGAGCTCACCCGGACCGGTGACGTCTGGGTCTTCCGCGGCACGAGCGCGGCCGACCGCGCCATCCAGATCACCACGAACAGCCCGGTCAACCACGTCGGCATGTCCATCGTGGTCGAGGACCTGCCGCCGCTGATGTGGCACGCCGAACTCGGCCGGTCCCTGCCCGACGTGTGGACCGGCAGGCACCAGCGCGGCGTACAGCTGCACGACCTGCGCGACGCCGTCCTGGTGTGGGGCCGCAAGTACGGCCAGCGCGGCTGGCTGCGCCAGCTCGACCCCCTGGCGGACGGCGCGATGGAGGACGCCGCCCTGCGCACGGTCGCCCGGCTCAACGGCACCCCCTTCCCCTCCACCACCCAGATGGCCGCCCGCTGGGCGCGCGGACGCCTGCCCCTGCGCAAGCTGCCCTTCGGGAGGGGCGCGCGCGAGCGCGCGCTGGAGACCGCCTACTGCGCCGAGGTGATCGCCCTGACCTACGAGGCCATGGGCCTGCTGCCCTCGGGGCGCCTGCCCGGGTACTACGACCCGGGGCGGTTCTGGAGCGGCGACGACCTGGAGCTGGAGGGCGGCGCGTCGCTGGGCGGGGAGATCCGCGTGGACCTGCCCGCCGAGTGACCCCGAACGCCCGGAGGGAGGGGCCCGGCACCGGGCCCCTCCCCGTCAGGCGAGGTGGAAGACCTCGGTCAGCGGCACCATGCCCTCGTCGGGACGGCCGGGCAGGCCCTCGAAGAACGGCGCCATCTCGGCCTGCCAGCGGGCGTTGACGTCGGTTTCGGCCATCGCGGCGCGGGCGGCCTCGAAGTCCTCGGTCTCCAGGTAGCCGACGACCATGCCCTCCTCGGTGCAGAACAGCGAGTAGTTGTGCCAGCCGGTGGCGCTGAGGGCCTCGCGCATCTCCGGCCACACCTCGGCGTGCCGTTCCCGGTACTCGGCGAGGCGTTCCCGGCGGACCTTGAGGATGAAGCAGACGCGCTGCACGGACGTCCTTCCTGTGGGACGGATACGGATGAGGCGCGACAGACCATGACGGTTCTGTGCGAAGTGGTACGGATTGCGGCACGTCGGGCCGGGCGGAGTCGCCCGGGCCCGGTTTCCGTGTGCCGGACGCCCCCCGGAACGGCTCCGGGACCGGGGAGCGCGCCCGACCGCGGAGGCTCCCCGTGTCCGGGGTGCCGCCCTCGGGAGCGGCACCCGGGGACGGGCTCAGAAGTCGAAGTCGTCCACGTTCCCGGCGTCGAAGACCTGCGGCGGGCCGAGCACGATCTCCCCCTCGGTCTCGAAGGTGAACTCGCCCAGGCGTCCGGCCGTGAAGGTCTCGCCCTCGGCGCCGGTGATCTGTCCGGCCCTGAGCGCCGCGCCGGTGTACCCGGCCAGGTAGCCCAGGTCGAGCGGGTTCCACAGGGCGAACCGCCCCACGGTGCCGTCGTGCACGAACTCGCGCATCTGGTTGGGCGTGCCCAGGCCGGTGACGGCCACCTCGCCCCGGTACTCGGAGTCGCTGACGTAGCGGGCCGCCGCGGCGATGCCGACCGTGGTCGGCGAGACCACGCCGTCCAGGTCGGGGTGGGACTGCATGAGGCCCTGCATCTCCTGGAAGGACTCCAGGTCGTCGTCGTTGCCGTAGACGGTCTCGACCAGCTCCAGGTCGGCGTACTCCTCCTCGGCCAGCACCTCCTCCATCGCCGCGATCCAGGCGTTCTGGTTGGTGGCGTTGGGGGTGGCCGACAGCACCGCGAAGGTACCCTCGCCGCCCAGGTCCTCGGCGATCATCTCGACCAGGGTGCGGCCGATGAGCTCGGTGGAGGACTGGTTGACGAACACGTCGGTGCAGTTGGCGTCGGAGTCGTAGCCGACGATGGCCGCGCCGTTGTCGCGGGCCTCGTTGAGCGCGGGGCAGACCGCGTCGGGGTCGTTGGCGGCGATCACGATGACGTCGCTGCCCGCCTGGCTGGCCGCGTTGACGTACTCCACCTGGGAGTCGGCCGTGGCCTCGGTGCCGCCGCGCTCGGTGGCCGTTCCGCCGACCTCCTCGACGGCCTCGGCGCCGCCCTGGTTGACGATCTCGAAGAAGGGGTTGTTGAGCTGCTTGGGCAGGAAGTCGATCTTCAGGCCCTCGGGGATCCGCGCGTCCGGGTCGGCGGTCCCGGTCGGCCCGGTCTCGTTCTCCTCCTGGGCGTCCTCGATGGTGGTGCCCCCGCCGCAGGCGGCGGTCATCAGCACCGCGAACGCGGACGCGGCCAGGAGCAGGTGGCGTGGGCGGCCCTGGGTCATGAGTGTTCTCCCTTGGTGGGGGCGGACGCGGCGGACGGTGCCGCGTCCGGGGGTGAGGAGGGGCTGGGTCCGGACGCGCGTCTGGCGCGCATCCGAGCCACGAGGTTGGGGGTGACGACGGAGGCGATGAGGATGAGGCCGGTGACGATCTGCAGGACCTCGCTGCTGATGCCGAACAGCTGGAGGGCGTTGCGGATGGCGCCCAGCAGCACGACGCCGCTCAGCACGCCCAGGACCGAACCGACCCCGCCGAAGATGGACACCCCGCCGAGCAGGACGGCGGCCACGACCTGGAGTTCCAGGCCGAGGGCGGTGTCGGCGCGGGAGGTGCCGTACTGCAGGGTCCAGAAGACCCCGGCCCCGGAGGCCACCGCGCCGCTGAGCGTGAACAGCCAGAACTTGGTCCAGCGCACCGGCACCCCGGTGAAGCGGGCGGCCTCGTCGTTGTTGCCGATGTCGAACAGCGAGCGGCCGACGGCGGTGGCGTGCAGCAGCACCCCGAACAGGACGGCCAGGGCCAGGACCGCCACGGCGATCCACGGCAGGCCCTCCACGCCCAGGAAGGGCGCCCGGGCGCCGCTGACCCAGCTCCGGGGGTAGCTGGCCACGGCGCGGTCGCCGAGCATCACGTAGGCCAGACCCCGGTACAGGGCCATGGTGCCGATGGTCACGGCCAGGGACGGCAGCCCGCACACGGTGACCAGGAACCCGTTGAAGGCGCCCAGCAGCGCGCCCGCGGCCAGACAGATCCACAGGGCCGTCTCGATGGCGACCCCGGCCTCCCACAGCACGCCCAGGGTGGCGCTGGTCAGCGCCAGGGTACTGGCCACCGACAGGTCGATCTCGCCGGTGATGACGATGAGCGTCATCGGCAGGGCCATCAGGGCGATGGCTGCCACGCTCAGCACCAGGAAGTCGATGTTGCGCGCGGTGGCGAACATGTCCACGAACAGCCCGGCGGCCAGCAGGGTGACCACGAGCGCGCCCACCACGGGCGCCTCGCGGGCCGAGAGCGGCGACCGGATCCGGCCGGGGCCGCCGGGGCCCCGCGCCGGGGCGCCCCCGGGAGCCCGGTCGGGGGCGGGGCGGTGACGGTGCGTTCAGGCGCCACGGGCACCTCCTCCTCGAAGCCTGCTCGCGGTGCGCACCGCGAGCAGCCGGTCCAGGCCGATGGCGGCCAGGATGAGCGCGCCCACCACCGCCTGGTGCCAGAACTGGTCGACCCGCCAGATGGGCAGGGCGGCGGTGATGGTGGTGAGCAGGACGGCGCCGAGCG is drawn from Nocardiopsis dassonvillei subsp. dassonvillei DSM 43111 and contains these coding sequences:
- a CDS encoding MFS transporter translates to MGTRALPPTLRHRGFGLLLAGRGSGELGSAMLPVAVVGLVLAGHGPLLLGLVLGARCGMPAWLLLTGYAATGTGFMLLGVYWHTALQRAIPQDLLSVVISVDEVGSFALEPVGYALAGALAQTVGPRPVLVGAAVAGLVTTLVPLAVPGVSRLADPDRPAAAL
- a CDS encoding L-rhamnose mutarotase, which gives rise to MQRVCFILKVRRERLAEYRERHAEVWPEMREALSATGWHNYSLFCTEEGMVVGYLETEDFEAARAAMAETDVNARWQAEMAPFFEGLPGRPDEGMVPLTEVFHLA
- a CDS encoding thioesterase II family protein, with the protein product MHEGVLIRPRPVPRAGFRIFLLHHAGGSSLGYRPWVRHFPADWEVCLVEAPGRGRTAAEEPFRNAGELARHLRAHLAPELDRPFGFFGHSMGALLAHELTALLAADGPADPAWLGVSAWSPAPGPEHDDPRHLLSSERLRRSIARMGGTAVGSLDDPEQWKLVEPLIRADLELVDTWRPDPDAPPLRTPLSVFGGRDDPGVTPERLAAWDGRASGPVERHILPGEHFYFVGRTGDVVARIVKDVQAALPQEV
- a CDS encoding glycoside hydrolase family 13 protein, with the protein product MKFVRDPHHDGSPDHVSVGEGRARLRVRVPGGADAVYARVVEDGEGVTFRAERTHASDGAVWFEASVPLRPVVTNYRFAIVRGTEYTWLNQEGVHGHEVTDAADFRLIDGPPPPAWVPGTSVYQIFPDRFARDDDSVEPPAEHPDWALPRSWDDEPSAFGLTATREYFGGTLDGVRRRLDHLAALGVEVVYLTPVFPARSTHRYDAATFSEVDPLLGGDRALRELARAAHERGMRVMGDLTTNHTGDAHEWFLAARADADSAEAGFYHFTDHPDGYVGWLGVPSLPKLDYSSAELRRRVYGADDSVLVGWLTGPDALDGWRVDVANMTGRNGAQDLNREVSGEIAARMREVDDRRGGDGSWLLAEHFHDAGPDTHHDGWHGVMNYAGFTRPVWTWLNTAPEHVRYLRTDSPLPRGGAEQAVRAMRATNAGLPWRVLTHSVNALSTHDSTRFRTVVGGDAGRHEVGVAAQVTLPGVPFVFAGDEIGMEGVDGENARRPMPWHRPEAWDTGTMEAHTRLLALRRELPALQTGGLRWLDAGPHHMTFLRSLEGRVVLVHLADGPHGGLSAALADLDVSGLEVLARGGGARVVLEGSERVELAADGPGYVIASGS
- the rhaS gene encoding rhamnose ABC transporter substrate-binding protein: MTQGRPRHLLLAASAFAVLMTAACGGGTTIEDAQEENETGPTGTADPDARIPEGLKIDFLPKQLNNPFFEIVNQGGAEAVEEVGGTATERGGTEATADSQVEYVNAASQAGSDVIVIAANDPDAVCPALNEARDNGAAIVGYDSDANCTDVFVNQSSTELIGRTLVEMIAEDLGGEGTFAVLSATPNATNQNAWIAAMEEVLAEEEYADLELVETVYGNDDDLESFQEMQGLMQSHPDLDGVVSPTTVGIAAAARYVSDSEYRGEVAVTGLGTPNQMREFVHDGTVGRFALWNPLDLGYLAGYTGAALRAGQITGAEGETFTAGRLGEFTFETEGEIVLGPPQVFDAGNVDDFDF